GCAGGCACATGGAGCCTGCGGGGAGTAGGGGACTGATCTGAGGTGTCTCCCCAGAACCCTGACCTGGACTCAGAGGCActgctggccctgcctctgcctcaaCTGGTACAGAAGCTACACAGTGGGGAGCTGtctccggaggctgtgctcttcACCTACTTGGGAAAGGTAAAGCCTGGGAGTGACCCTGCTCCTTCCTCCACTTTCTCTGCAAGGCTGGGGGGAAAACCTGGCCTGGACTTTGTCCCACTGAGGACCCTGGTGGGATCACAGTGCCAGGGAggtactgtgtgtatgtgtgtgtgtgtgtgtgtgtgtgtgtgtgtgagagagagagagagagagagagagagagagagagagagagaagagagaaaatggctctgtgtgtgtatttggggaggggggggaaggggcggggggggggtggataCTGAGCATGTTGTCTTAGCTAGAAACCTGGCTTTTAGCCCAgacttccctctcccttctgcccccaccccatcagTCACCAAGTCTGGTCTGGTCCCTTCCTATAGCTGTCTCTAGTCCATCCCCTTGTCTCCCCCTCTTCAGCCACCCTGGTCCTCCACCACCATCTCCCTCTGGGACCAAGCGCCAGCCTCCTGGCCAGGTGCCCCCTCAGCTCTTCAGCGTCCTCTCTGGCCAAGGCCTTCTGTAGCTTGTGGCATCAGCGGCTCAGCTGCTGGCAGTTTCCTGGCACCCAGCGCCTGCACTGGGGTTCCTTTTACCTGCGAGGCTCTTCTCCTTCTTGCCCCGCTCAGTGCAACAGGCTCCCCCAGAAGAGTTTTCAGGGCTCAGAGAGGAGTCTCTGGAgtcttccaggaagcctcccaggaccctcctcccttcccagcctGAGTTAGGGTTTCCTCTTCAGTGTTCACTTTCTAACAGCACGTTTCTCATCAAATTGTAGGGCTtgccttgtctttctctttcccaagGCAAATGTGGGCTTTTGGTGGACAGTCTTATTTGTCTTTGCACCTTATTGCTGAACGCTATGTCTtttatatagtaagtgctcaaaaaatgtgtttgaaacaaaatgaaagaaggaaatgtgCTTTGTGTGACTTGTCTATATATGccatagcattttttaaaaacatctttattggagtataattgctttacaatgttgtgttagtttctgctgtataacaaagtgaatcagctatacgtatacatatatccccatatccccgccctcttacgtctccctcccaccctccctatcccacccctctaggtggtcacaaatcaccgagctgatctccctgtgctatgcagctgcttcccactagctagctgttttacgtttggtagtgtatatatgtccatgccactctctcacttcgtcccagcttacccttccccctccccatgtcctcaagtccattctcaactgcgtctttgttcctgtcctgcccctaggttcttcagaaccattttctttaagattctatatatatgtgttagcatatggtatttgtttttctttttctgactgacttctATGAGTGTGACTTGTATCTGATATGATTTCTTGGAAGAGAGCATGTGGTAGTGAGTGGGACCCCTAAGCAGGTGGACATGAGTGCCAGGGGGACTGACGGGTGTGTATGAGAGTGGTGTGAGTGACTGCAGCTGAGAGCGGGGCAGAGAGGGACTGTAGAGAAAGGACTGGACACCCCTGGGCCGGGTACACTGAGAGGACACACAGTCTCAACAGCCGGGGTTGTTTCTAATGAATCCATGTCCCTGAAGAAGCTCCTGCCCCCCTTAATCATCCACAGAGAGCATTCTGGCTACAGATTGGCCTCTTCTCTTTCTGCCCTGGGGCAGGAGACAGATTTTCTGTGCCTGAGTGTGGCAACAGGGCCACACCCATGTTCCTGTCAGTTGCTGTCAGTCAGCCATGCGCCCACGAGACTTGATTATCAGCTCAGCTTCAAGggttcctgggggaggggaggcttcaCCTGGGCCCACCTGGGGCAGAGGAGTTGGGAGGCTCCTTGTGCTGCTGGGAGGCTGTAGCCTGGGTCTAAGCCTTGCCCTGCACTGACTCCCACTGTGACCTGACACGGGGATCTGCCAGCCTCACTGGGCAGAGGTTGTGGCTTGGAGGAGGACAGGGGTTGGGGTGGCCAAGGGTCAACCTCCTCCCAGCTCAGCCTCTGGGGGGCATCTGAGGTCAGTATCTTGCCCCTTTGAGTGCCCTGGTTGTGTCCTGGCCCTGGGAGTACGCTCACTCTCTGTCCGTTTTGGAGTTGAAGGCCAGAGACAGCCAGGGTGAGGCTGGAGCCACATGTCCCTAGTGAGGCGAGTGCTGGGCCTAGGTTATCCTCTGTGCCCCTGGGTCAGGTTTCTGGTTACCCTTTCCCTGGGTGGTAAGGGAATTTTAAcacaactgaaacaaaaaaagaaaagccagcctCGCTTTGTTCTTGTacccatttctctctccccaaGGCCTGGGAAGTGAACAAAGGGACTAACTGTGTGACTGCCTACCTGGCAGACTGTGAGGCTCAGCTGTGCCAGGTCCCAAGGCAGGGCCTGCTCTACGGCGTCCCAGTGAGCCTCAAGGAGTGCTTCAGCTACAAGGTGTGCCCTGCCCCAGTCCCTGCCAGCCAGCTCTGCGTCCTGGGTCACCCTGGGCCCTCAGAGGAAGTACCAGGTCCAAAGGCCTTGAGAGGGCACCATGGGTACGGcctgtggggtggtggtgggaacaGCCCCTGTGCTGCCGAGGCGCCCCCAGCTCGTCAGCCACGTCCCTCTCGCCCATCCCTCCTTCTAGGGCCAGGACTCGACACTGGGCTTGAGCCTGCACGAGGGGGCGCCAGCACAGCGTGACAGCGTGGTGGTGCAGGTGCTGAAGCGGCAGGGGGCCTTGCCCTTCGTGTACACCAATGTCCCCCAGTCCATGTTCAGGTTGTGTCTCGGGtgcggggtgggggcaggggcaccGGTGCCAGCGTGACATGGGCTGACCCctttctgcttcctccagctATGACTGTGGTAACCCCCTCTTTGGCCAGACCGTGAACCCGTGGAAGTCTTCCAAGAGCCCAGGTGGCTCCTCAGGGGGTGAGGGGGCCCTCATTGCGGCTGGGGGCTCCCCACTGGGCTTAGGCACCGACATCGGAGGAAGCATTCGCTTTCCCTCTGCCTTCTGTGGCATCTGCGGCCTCAAACCCACAGGGAACCGCATCAGGTATGGTGTAGGTGGTCGGGGGAGGGAGCTTCTGAGTctctcgctgtgtgaccttggcctaGCTTCCCACCCCTCTGGGCTCCAGGCAGGGATTCCCTGACTGGGGTTTTGCTAGGAGGTAGTGTCGCAGCACCACAGTCCTTGGTTCCTAGTTTCCAAAGTGGTGAGAGAGTTGGGAGCTGCTGTATGGATGTGGGGTTGGGCAGAGGATGGCCATTTCCCATTGCCAACATCTTGTGTTTCTTATCCAGCAAGAGTGGCCTGAAGGGCTGTGTCTATGGACAGGTAGCAGGTGAGGTCTgtggttccctctatgccctgGAGGAGGGGGGTCTGCCTGatctgcctctgcccctgcctcTCCTTGGGGCAGTGTTGGGCCCCCAGGCCACTCTAGGTCTGAGTTCCTACGCCTTGTCCCTGTTCACTACGGGCCACGGCCCAGTCCTTGCTTGGACCTGGCCCCAGAGCTCCTTGGGGCTTGGtgatctctctctcctcccctccctgccccacagtACAGCTCTCGGTCGGCCCCATGGCCCGGGACGTGGAGAGCCTGGCGCTGTGCCTGCGAGCGCTGCTGTGTGAGGACATGTTCCACCTGGACCCCTCCGTGCCCCCGCTGCCCTTCAGGGAGGAGGtgagccggggtgggggtgggcatggGGTGGATTCAGGTCTCACTGGTGCTCCTGAGCCCAGAGAGCACTCCCCGCATTGCAGCAGGACTTGGAGGCCCTGTCTCCTGAAAACCACCCCGgcagggccgggggtggggtggggtgagggggggtgagcgggggcggggtggggggtggcggtgTGTGTGTCTGAGGCCAGCAGCAGCGCCTCTTCAGACAGCCACCAGATGGCGCCCTTGCCTGCATTTGGAAACCTTGAGGCTTTCAAATTGGTGGGCTGGGAGCCAGAGCTGAGGAAAGGCCCACCTTCCGGCCCAGCCTGGGGGCTGTCCCTGCAGAACAGGAGTGGCCTCGAGGCTAAGAACAGCTTGAGAGAGCACTCCTGTACCTTATCTGTGTTTGATCCCCAGTAATTAGGAGCCTTTCCTATAGTATTCATGTCCCTATCCCCAGCCTCCAGAGGGATGCTTGGCGTGTAGGCTGAGTGAGTTAAGGATGGTTAAAAGCGGAGCTGTCTCCCTCCCAGAGAAAGCTGGGATCTGTGGGCAGTGTCAGATGCTGGCTCCCCAGAATATCATCAAAACAGCCTGTTGATCAGATAAGGCTGAGTTTAATGCTTTCTGTGGTGAGGGGGAGTGCTGCCTCCACAGAGCCTTAGCGGCGTGGGGGAGGGGTGCGAAGTTAGGATGTTGAAGTTGGTTTCAGGTGGATATTTCAGTGTGGGGCATTGGTTAGGATTGGGTACAGATCATGATGTAATAGGTTAGGACTGGTGGATACAGCAAGGTGAGGATTCTGAGGAGAGGGGTTCAAGGAGTCTTAGGGGATAAGCTGTCATTTGGTGCTTCTATTGAAGAATTGACGGGTCTTTTAAGAATGACTGATAAAGTTATCTGTACTTTATGTACAACACTTTCAGGAGTAGTCAAGTTAGATCGATGTGGGCAGTGGAATAGTAAAGCCATGTTAATGTAGACAGTAAGCTGTCTGTGTGATGTTAGCGCCATTTCTCAGCGGTCTGGCATTTCCCCCTACAGACCTCTTGCCCTCACCCAGCCCAGGTTGCCTTGGAAGGGCTGAAGGCGCTGGGGCAGGCAGGAGATcggggctggggatggggtgagCTACCCCTCCTCAGCAGAGGAGATGTTCTAAGTGAAACCAGTCGTTCAAGAGCCCCTTCctgagaggtggggaggaggtgaggctcCTGTCCTGAGGTCTGGAACGATCTATTACGGGAGCCAGGACTAGCATTCTGGAAACAGGCTGTGGAGAGCCTCGGCTCTGGACGCGGGATACCTGGCTTCCTGACCTAGTCTTGTAGCTCTGCCCTGACAAGTGGCCTTGGCTGAGTCCCGGCTCCACTCTGGGCCTATCTCCCTATCTAGACctgaagcttcagtttcctcgtaGGACCAGTGGGAATCCTCATTCTTGCTCTGCCCACCTGCAAAGTCATTGTGAAGGTGTTTTGTGAAGGGGTCATATGCAGAAGGGGCTGGCCTCACTGGCAGTCAGTTTTCGGGGGATCTAGGGTGCAGCCTCAAAGCTGCGTCTGGGGCTGAGTAGCTGCTCTGAGCTCTGGGAGCCCTGCTTGGGGCCACCCTGTCCTGACCTGACTCTGACTCCTGTGTGTTGCCCCCAGGTCTACAGAAGCTCTCAGCCCCTGCGTGTGGGGTATTATGAGACTGACAACTATACCATGCCCACCCCGGCCATGACACGGGCCCTGCTGGAGACCAAGAAGAGACTCGAAGCTGCTGGCCACACGGTATGGAGGTGGGAGCCCACAAGTCCTGGCATCGCCCCTCtttcagggaagccttcctggtaCCCATGGCTGCCACCCATCCCTGGCATCCTTCCACCCTGATTGTTTTGTGGTTGGGGATGGGAATTCGGTCCCTGGAGGACCAGTAAAAAGGGGCTGATCAGAAGTATTGGGGTACATGATTGATGGTGAGCTCACCCTTGTGCTGGGGATGTGTGAGCTGTGAGCTGCATTGGGAGGGCCTCGTCGACCGCAGACAGGGGTGCACAGCTGTCCAGAGGTTCCTGGGGCTCTGAGATGGCAGGTTTGGGGATGTTCATCTGAGACAGGCTTATGTGTGGCTCCAGACTTCTCTCCTGATGTGCATCTTACAGGGAGTTATCACGGGCCAACAAGGCCACCGTTGTGGCTCCAGTGAGGGTACCGTGAAGGCAGGGTTGGTCCAGTCCATGCTCGGGGCTGCCTGGGTAGCATGGGGGTAGTGGGACCCAAGGGTTTCTAGGTCTGGGAGTCTTACACTCCTCAGTCCCTGCAGCTGGTTCCCTTCCTGCCAAGCAACATACCCCATGCTCTGGAGACCCTGTCGACGGGTGGGCTGTTCAGTGACGGTGGCAAGAGCTTCCTACAGAACTTGTGAGTGATGTTGGGTTTGGAGGTCTGTGGTGGGATCAGGACATggggagacccaggaagagcagCTGGGTGCTGTAACCCCGGGGACAGGCCAGGCTGGGGGAAGTTGGAGGACAGGCCTTAGCTGAATGTGAAGAAGGTCTGAGCATTCTGGGTAGGGACCTTGCCACCCCTCTGACTGCAGGCTGAGCCTGGCACTACCTTGCCAGGGAGTCTTTGGAAAGGTGCCAGCGCAGGGGGAGGCTGGATTGAGCATCCATGGCCTCATCCTGAGCTGAGCTGGCTGGGAGGTAGGAGGTAAGCAGGGAGTTGCCTATCTGTTTGGGAAAGGTTGAGAGACAAGGGTAGGGTCAAATAGGAGGGCAGGGGTGTAGACGTCATTCTGTGACTCCGGGCTCTTCTCACTTGAGCCACGTCTTTCTCTTTTGAGTaggacctcagttttcttgtctgtaaagtcAGTAGGTTGGACCAGACCCGCTTTAAGGGACTTTGCAGAGCTCACATTTAGAGAAGCTGGTTCCACTTGGGTGTTTTCAGTCCTTAAAGGTTGACACGGGCAGAGGACAGGCCTGTGAAGGTGCCTCCTGGGGACATGCCCAGACTGACTGGACTTCCCGCAGTAGCTAAGTATGGTTCAGGCTTTAGCGGAAGGGGCTACCCCTCACTCTGGCCCTGGGAATGAGGCTCCAGGATCAGCCGCCTGAGACCTTTCCCTGAGATCTAGAGCAGAGACAGCCTCAGAGACGAGGATCACGGTGCCCACTCAAGACTGCGCCACTCGTGCCTCCAGGCCAATATCCGCCTCCACGGGGGGAATGCCCTCAGTATCACGCCCTGGCCAGGGAGATGCTGCCTGTAGTTCTTATTGCTTTAAGCTGAGTTTgccagggagggag
The genomic region above belongs to Phocoena sinus isolate mPhoSin1 chromosome 1, mPhoSin1.pri, whole genome shotgun sequence and contains:
- the FAAH gene encoding fatty-acid amide hydrolase 1 isoform X2; translation: MVLDELWAALSGPSGATVACCLVAAALALRWSSHRTARGAAARARQRQQAALETMDKAAQRFRLQNPDLDSEALLALPLPQLVQKLHSGELSPEAVLFTYLGKAWEVNKGTNCVTAYLADCEAQLCQVPRQGLLYGVPVSLKECFSYKGQDSTLGLSLHEGAPAQRDSVVVQVLKRQGALPFVYTNVPQSMFSYDCGNPLFGQTVNPWKSSKSPGGSSGGEGALIAAGGSPLGLGTDIGGSIRFPSAFCGICGLKPTGNRISKSGLKGCVYGQVAVQLSVGPMARDVESLALCLRALLCEDMFHLDPSVPPLPFREEVYRSSQPLRVGYYETDNYTMPTPAMTRALLETKKRLEAAGHTLVPFLPSNIPHALETLSTGGLFSDGGKSFLQNFKGDFVDPCLGDLISTLRLPSWLKGLLAFMLRPLLPRLSAFLNSMKSRSAGKLWELHHEIEVYRHSVIAQWRAVELDVLLTPMLGPALDLNGPGKATGAISYTLLYNCLDFPAGVVPVTTVTAEDEAQLEHYKGCFGDIWDKALQKAVKKSVGLPVAVQCVALPWQEELCLRFMREVERLMTPERQPC
- the FAAH gene encoding fatty-acid amide hydrolase 1 isoform X3; this encodes MVLDELWAALSGPSGATVACCLVAAALALRWSSHRTARGAAARARQRQQAALETMDKAAQRFRLQNPDLDSEALLALPLPQLVQKLHSGELSPEAVLFTYLGKAWEVNKGTNCVTAYLADCEAQLCQVPRQGLLYGVPVSLKECFSYKGQDSTLGLSLHEGAPAQRDSVVVQVLKRQGALPFVYTNVPQSMFSYDCGNPLFGQTVNPWKSSKSPGGSSGGEGALIAAGGSPLGLGTDIGGSIRFPSAFCGICGLKPTGNRISKSGLKGCVYGQVAVQLSVGPMARDVESLALCLRALLCEDMFHLDPSVPPLPFREEVYRSSQPLRVGYYETDNYTMPTPAMTRALLETKKRLEAAGHTVWSKGDFVDPCLGDLISTLRLPSWLKGLLAFMLRPLLPRLSAFLNSMKSRSAGKLWELHHEIEVYRHSVIAQWRAVELDVLLTPMLGPALDLNGPGKATGAISYTLLYNCLDFPAGVVPVTTVTAEDEAQLEHYKGCFGDIWDKALQKAVKKSVGLPVAVQCVALPWQEELCLRFMREVERLMTPERQPC
- the FAAH gene encoding fatty-acid amide hydrolase 1 isoform X1, whose product is MVLDELWAALSGPSGATVACCLVAAALALRWSSHRTARGAAARARQRQQAALETMDKAAQRFRLQNPDLDSEALLALPLPQLVQKLHSGELSPEAVLFTYLGKAWEVNKGTNCVTAYLADCEAQLCQVPRQGLLYGVPVSLKECFSYKGQDSTLGLSLHEGAPAQRDSVVVQVLKRQGALPFVYTNVPQSMFSYDCGNPLFGQTVNPWKSSKSPGGSSGGEGALIAAGGSPLGLGTDIGGSIRFPSAFCGICGLKPTGNRISKSGLKGCVYGQVAVQLSVGPMARDVESLALCLRALLCEDMFHLDPSVPPLPFREEVYRSSQPLRVGYYETDNYTMPTPAMTRALLETKKRLEAAGHTSLQLVPFLPSNIPHALETLSTGGLFSDGGKSFLQNFKGDFVDPCLGDLISTLRLPSWLKGLLAFMLRPLLPRLSAFLNSMKSRSAGKLWELHHEIEVYRHSVIAQWRAVELDVLLTPMLGPALDLNGPGKATGAISYTLLYNCLDFPAGVVPVTTVTAEDEAQLEHYKGCFGDIWDKALQKAVKKSVGLPVAVQCVALPWQEELCLRFMREVERLMTPERQPC